AACCTTTGACCGATGATGATAGAAGAATTTGCTTTCGATAATTCGGAGGAGCGGAGAAAGGTGCGTCAGAACGGAACAGGCTGGGTCGAGGTTATCGCAGGCTCGATGTTCTCGGGGAAATCTGAAGAGCTGATCCGCCGCCTTACTCGTGCCCGCATCGCAAGGCAGACCGTACAGGTCTTCAAGCCGAAGATCGACGCCCGTTATTCTGTGGAAGAGATCGCGTCGCACTCCGGCCAGACCCACATGTCGATACCGGTATCATCGACCGCGGAAATGCTGGCATTAGTGAAAGATGAGACGGAGGTCGTCGGCATCGACGAAGGTCAGTTCTTTGATGATGCGATCATTGACGCCGTAAATCAGCTTGCCGCTTCAGGCCGACGCGTCATAGTTGCAGGGCTCGATCAGGACTACACCGGAAAGCCGTTTCACCCGATGCCGCATCTTCTGTCGATCGCCGAGTTCATTACGAAAACTCATGCCATCTGCGTCAAATGCGGCTCGACGGCGAACTATTCGCAGCGGACGATGGATTCCGACGCTCTGGTCGAGGTTGGTGCCGCAGACAAATATGAGGCACGCTGCAGACGCTGCTTCGTGCCCCAT
This sequence is a window from Acidobacteriota bacterium. Protein-coding genes within it:
- a CDS encoding thymidine kinase, with the protein product MIEEFAFDNSEERRKVRQNGTGWVEVIAGSMFSGKSEELIRRLTRARIARQTVQVFKPKIDARYSVEEIASHSGQTHMSIPVSSTAEMLALVKDETEVVGIDEGQFFDDAIIDAVNQLAASGRRVIVAGLDQDYTGKPFHPMPHLLSIAEFITKTHAICVKCGSTANYSQRTMDSDALVEVGAADKYEARCRRCFVPHADTPTMI